A segment of the Prochlorococcus marinus XMU1412 genome:
GCTTCTTTGGTGTTGATGTATAGACTCTTGTACAAACTCCTCTTCTCTCTGGGCAGGCTTTTAATGCAGGAGATTTTGTTTTCTTTGTCAGACTTTTTCTTTCTGAACTTACCAATTGTGAGATGGTGGGCATCTATTAAAACTTAGATAAAGATAAATATTAAACTATCATAACCTTTTAAGAGCACTAACTAAAAGTTTTTAATTATATTTTTTTTAAAATTTGTCAAATTAAAATTATTTGGTAAATATTCATTATCTTTAGATTTATTTTCAGATTTATTTTTATAATAGAAATACATAAATAACTAAATAGAATTAAATAATCTATGGGAGAGAGTATCAAAAGAATCGTTGGCCCATATCAAGATAGTTATTCCCCAAATGGAATAATTGGGGAGAAAGATGCATGTGGTGTTGGTTTCGTAGCAAATGTTGAAGGTATAGAAAGCAACTGGATCCTTAAACAATCTCTAAAGGGCCTCAACTGCATGGAGCATAGAGGAGGTTGTGGAGGTGATAGTGATTCAGGAGATGGAGCAGGCATTTTATGTTCAATTCCATGGGGATATCTAGAAGAGAAAATTAATCTAAAAAATACTCAAGAATTTAATAGAGGTTTAGGCATGGTTTTTATGCCTAATAAAAAAGAAAAAATTGAAATATGTAAATTAATATGTGATGAAGAAGCAGAAAAATTAAAAGTCAACAAAACATCTTGGAGAACAGTACCCGTTAATAATGAAATTCTAGGTCCTTTAGCTAAAGCAAATGCTCCATTCATCTGTCAGTGGATTTTATATATAGGTAAAAAAGACCATAAGGATGTTGAAAAGCTTTTATTTCAATTAAGGAAAAGAATTGAGAAAAAAATAAGAGAAACTTTCAAAAACGATGTTGGGGATTGTGAATTTTATTTTGCCTCACTAAGTTCTCAAACAGTTGTCTATAAAGGTATGGTTCGCTCTGAAATATTATCCGAGTTTTATAAAGATTTAAAAGAAGAGAGTTTTAAAGTTTCATTTTCTGTTTATCATCGTAGATTTAGTACTAATACACTTCCAAAATGGCCACTAGCTCAGCCCATGAGATTTTTGGGTCATAATGGCGAAATAAATACTCTCTTAGGCAATATTAATTGGGCTAAAGCTTCAGAAACACATATAGATGATTTTTGGGGAGAGTTATCTAATGAAATTAAGCCCATTGTAGATGTAAATAAAAGTGATTCATCAAATCTTGATGCAACCCTTGAAATCAATATTCGTTCAGGTCAGCCCATTACTGACTCATTACTAAAACTTGTTCCTGAAGCATTTAGAGATCAACCAGAACTTGAGCAGAGAGAGTATATAAAAGCTTTTTATGAATATTCTGCAAGCCTACAAGAAGCTTGGGATGGTCCAGCACTACTTGTATTTGCTGATGGAAATTTTGTCGGAGCAACGCTTGATAGAAATGGCCTAAGACCAGCAAGATATTCAATCACAAATGATGGTTTTGTAATAATGGGTTCTGAAACAGGAGTAGTAGATCTTGAAGAAGAAAGAGTAATAGAAAAAGGCCGATTAGGACCAGGACAAATGTTGGCAGTTGATTTTCATCAAAATAGAATCCTAAGAAATTGGGAAGTAAAATCTGAAGCTGCTCAAAGGCATGATTATAAAAATCTTCTAAGTAATAGAACTATAAAAATTGAAAATAATGAATGGGTTAAAGACTGCAAACTAAAAGACCTTGAGTTGTTGCAACAACAAACTGCATACGGGTTTTCGGCGGAAGATAATGACCTTATCTTAGATTCAATGGCTTCATTAGCTAAAGAGCCTACTTATTGCATGGGCGACGACATCCCATTAGCAGTTCTTTCATCTAAGCCACACATTTTATACGACTACTTTAAGCAAAGATTTGCGCAAGTTACTAATCCTCCTATTGACCCTCTGAGAGAAAAACTTGTAATGAGTTTAGAGATGCATCTAGGAGAAAGATGTACACCATTTGAAATTAAAGATGCTAAACCTTTTATTCATTTACAAAGTCCGATTCTAAATGAGGAAGAACTCATTTCCATCAAAAAATCAAAAATTAAATCTCAGACAATTTCAAGTTTGTTTGATTTAGAGGAAGGTATTCAAGGCTTAGAGAACCAATTAAAAATAATCTGTAAACAGAGTGAGCTGTCTATAAAAGAAGGTTGCTCTTTAATTATCATTTCTGATAGGGGAATTAATCCTAAAAAGACTTTCATACCTCCTTTACTTGCTGTTGGAGCAATTCATCATTATCTTCTTAAAAAAGAAATCAGGCTAAAAGCTTCTCTAATAATTGAGACCGGTCAATGTTGGAGCACACATCACTTAGCTTGTTTAATTGGATATGGAGCAAGTGCAGTTTGCCCTTGGTTGACCTTCGAAGCAGGTAGACACTGGTTAAAACATCCAAAAACACAAAAACTCATTGATAGCAAAAAAATAAATCCATTATCAATAGTTGATGTTCAAGAAAATATTAAAAAAGCTCTAGAAGACGGTCTAAGAAAAATTCTCTCAAAAATAGGCATCTCACTTTTATCTAGTTACCATGGTGCACAAATTTTTGAAGCTGTAGGCCTCGGATCTGACTTAATAAAAATTGCTTTTGATGGTACAACAAGTCGTATCGCTGGCATAACATTAAAAGAATTAACTAATGAAACACTTTCAATACATACGAAAGCCTATCCAGAGATCGATTTAAAGAAATTAGAATTTTTAGGATTTGTACAATTTAGAAATAATGGAGAATATCATTCCAATAACCCAGAGATGTCCAAAGTTTTACATTCGGCGGTAAAACAAGGGCCAGGATACGATCATTTTGAAACTTACAAAAAACTTATTAGTAATAGACCGACAACATCTCTTAGAGATTTACTAACAATTAATTCAAAAAGAAAAAGTATTCCATTAGAGGAAGTTGAAAGTGTTGAATCAATTTGCAAAAGGTTCTGTACTGGAGGAATGAGTTTAGGTGCTTTATCAAGAGAAGCGCATGAAGTTTTAGCAGTTGCAATGAATAGAATTGGTGGAAAAAGTAATAGTGGAGAAGGGGGAGAAGATCCGGCTCGTTTTAATGTTTTAAATGATATCGATGAAAATACTAAGTCAGCGACGTTGCCATTTATTAAAGGCTTAAAGAATGGAGACACCGCATGCTCCGCTATTAAACAAATAGCATCAGGAAGATTTGGAGTTACACCTGAATATCTAAGAAGTGGTAAACAACTCGAAATTAAAATGGCTCAAGGTGCAAAACCCGGAGAGGGGGGGCAATTACCTGGTCCAAAAGTTGATTCTTACATTGCAAAACTAAGAAATAGTAAACCTGGAGTAGCTTTAATATCTCCTCCCCCGCATCATGATATTTACTCAATTGAAGATTTAGCTCAACTTATCCACGACTTACACCAAGTTCATCCAAAAGCGAAAGTAAGCGTTAAGCTTGTTTCTGAAATTGGTATAGGCACTATTGCTGCTGGAGTAAGCAAAGCTAATGCAGATGTAATTCAAATATCAGGCCATGACGGAGGTACCGGTGCTTCACCCCTCAGTTCTATTAAACATGCAGGTTTACCATGGGAACTTGGTGTTGCTGAGGTTCATAAATCTCTCTTAGAGAATAACTTACGCGAAAGAGTAATTTTGAGAACTGATGGAGGTCTTAAAACAGGCTGGGACGTAGTTATTGCAGCTTTACTAGGTGCTGAAGAATACGGTTTTGGTTCTGTAGCGATGATTGCTGAAGGATGCATAATGGCTCGGGTTTGTCATACAAACAAGTGTCCTGTTGGAGTTGCCACTCAAAAAGAAGAATTAAGAAAAAGATTTAAAGGCATTCCAGAAAATGTCGTTAATTTTTTCTTATATATTGCTGAAGAAGTAAGACAGATAATGAGTAGTATCGGTGTCTCTAATATGGAAGAGCTGATTGGTAATCAAGAATTTCTTTCTGCACGAAATATCGATCTTCCAAAAACTTCTAATATTGATCTTTCTTCTTTAGTAAATGAACACTCAACCCCTGATAGATCATGGTTAAAACACTTAAAAACTGCCCATGGTAATGGTTCTGTATTAGAAGACGAGTTTTTGTCTGATACTAAATTTATAGATTCAATTAAAAATCACGAAATATTAACTAAAGAAATTGACATAAAAAATACAGATAGAAGTGTTTGTGCGAAAATATCAGGCGAAATTGCAGAACTTCATGGCAACACTGGCTTTAATGGCGAACTCAACTTAAATTTCAAAGGATATGCAGGACAAAGCTTTGGTGCCTTTTTATTGAAGGGAATGAATGTTCAATTAATCGGAGAAGCTAATGATTATGTTTGTAAAGGAATGAATGGAGGAATACTCACAATAATTCCCCCAAAAATAAATGAAATCTCCTCCGAACAAGTCATCCTAGGAAATACTTGTCTTTATGGAGCAACAGGTGGAAAATTATTTGCATTAGGAAAATCGGGAGAAAGATTTGCGGTTAGAAATAGTGGTGCCACAGCGGTAACAGAAGGAGCAGGTGATCATTGTTGTGAATACATGACTGGTGGAAGAGTTGTTATTCTAGGTTCCACAGGAAGGAATATTGGTGCGGGTATGACTGGTGGAATAGCTTTTATAATTGATGAAAATAATGAATTAAGTAATAAAGTAAATAAAGAAATAGTAAGCATTCATCAAATAACTTCATCAAAGCAGGAAAATATCTTATTGGAAATTATTAGAGAATATCAAGCAAAAACAAATAGCTTAAAGGCTGGCAAAATAATTGAAAATTGGTCTCATTTTAAGAGTACTTTCAAATTGATTGTCCCCCCAAGTGAAGAAGAGATGCTTGGTATAAAAAAAATGTAAATGCCTTTCTTTGTAAAAACTGAAATTATAAAAAAAGAATACTTACTTAATAATGATTTAAAACGAAAAATAATTAACCAACATATTAATTGGGTAAAAAAATTAAAAAAAGAGGGAATTAATATAAAAAGTGGCTTTTTGGTAGATGAGTTAAATAGGCCAGGTGACGGCGGATTACTTATTCTTGAGATGAATAATTACAGAAATGCACTAAAAATAATTAAGAATGATCCAATGATTAAAAATGATCTAGTTGAATGGAAATTAAATGAGTGGGTAGATCCAAATAAATGAATATAACTATCTTGGATACTTTTTCATAAGTTTTTGAATCTCTTCAGCATGGTAGCTACTTCGAGTTAAAGGAGAACTAACTACTTGCATGAAGTTTAAATCTTTTTCCCCGAACGCTTTAAAGTAGTTAAATTTTGAAGGACTTACAAATCTTTTAACAGGTAAATGATTAGGGCCAGGAGATAAATATTGGCCAATAGTAACAATATCAACGAAATTACTTTTTAAATCCTTAAGCAGACTTAAGACCTCCTCGTCTTTTTCCCCTAAACCAAGCATGAAGCCTGACTTTGTATAAATTCTGGGAGAATAGTCTCTGGTTCTTTTAAGCAACTCAAGAGTTCTTTCATATTTGCCTTGAGGTCTTACTTTTTTATATAACGAAGACACAGTCTCAATATTGTGATTTAAAACGTTTGGATTTGAATCAAGAACTTTTTCAAGCGCTTTCCAGTTGCCACAAAGATCAGGTATTAGAAGCTCAATAGTAGTTTCAGGAGATTTTTCTCTTATTTGATGAACACATTGAAAAAATTGAGATGCGCCACCATCCTCAAGATCATCTCTATTAACTGATGTGATTACAACATGCTTAAGCTTCATTCTTAAAACAGCTTCGGCTAAACGATATGGTTCAGTTGGGTCTAAGTCTCTCTTAGATCTATCAAAATCAATATCGCAATATGGACATGCCCTAGTGCAACCAGGACCCATTATGAGAAAAGTTGCAGTTCCACTAGCAAAACATTCGCCGATATTTGGACAGCTTGCTTCTTGACATACGGTATTGAGATTTAAATCATTTAATAAATTTGCAGTGTTACCAATTCGCTCAACTTGTGGAGCTTTGACTCTTAACCATTCAGGTTTTGAAATTAAACTATTAGGATTATGAGTCACATTAATTCTTTTTGACCTGTAATTTTATTTTACTAAAAACAAGATGAATTAACTATTTATAATTTCAAAACAAAGCTCATTCAACAGAAGTAAATAAATGAATTCAACTAATCCTTCTGCAATTTAGAAAATCTTAATTAAATTTACTAGTGAAACAACGTTCTTGTTTCATTAACTAAAATTGAATCAGATTTCATAATATTCTTTTTAATACAGATATCAGAACGTACTAAGTTCAAAAATAAAGCAAAAAAGTAAGTAATAATTGCTTTATTTTGTATTAAAAAGTGTTTTTTTTATTATTTTTTGATACAGTAAAAAATATATGTAATAAAACATTGACTTTTAAATTTAAAAGAAAACGTATTTTATTATCGGAAAAAAGTAAAAACTCTAAAGCAATAGGTTATGCTAGAGCTACTCATAACGAATATAAATATTTAGAAGAGCAAATAAAAATTTTGAAGGACGAGGGTTGCAGTTTAGTGTTCTCTGAATTTATAAGTTTAGATGAAGAAATCAAACCTCAACTCAATAAAGCTATAAATTCCTTATCAAAAGGCGATCAATTAATAATAACTCAGCTTGATCGAGCATTTAAAAATAAAAAAGAATGTTTGATAACAATAAATAAACTTATTAATAAGGATATTCAATTGCGAACTTTGACTGGTTTTTTTGCTGCTAATGAATCTTTTAATGCAAATTCTTCAATTTTTAAAATTTTATATGAATTAGATAATTTAGAAGACAAAAGTTTAGGGGAAAGAAAAAAAGAACAGCTATTACGCAGAAAATTATCCGGAAATAATTTGGGAGGAAGGCCCAAAATAAGTCCTCTAAAAGAATCTTTAGTAATCAGATTGCGTAATGAAGGATATTCTTATCGATCAATCAGATCACAAACAGGCATTGCGTTGTCAACAATAAGAAGAGTAATTTTGGAAGGAGAACAAACATAAAATGAAGAGGAAAGAAATTGAAAATTTAATTAAAGAAAATTTTAAAGATACAGCGTTGCGTATTTATGAATTAGATAATGAAGATAGAAAAAGTTTATTAGCTGAATATAGAGAATGGATTATGAATGATTTAGATTTTGAAGAAGTAATGATGTTGCCTTATGAAGCATATACTGACAAATTAGATTCTAATTTCTTAGAAGATTCAATTTAGTCCTAAATAGTATATTTTTTATTAAATTCATATACTTCTTTTGATATTAATGATAAGAAAGAAGAATCTTTAGAATATTTTTCACCATCACAAAAAACAACTAATAAAGTGTGTAGAGATTGACTATTAGTCCACCAAGCAGAATCATGTCTAACTTCTGACATTAAGCCTGCTTTACTCCAAAGATTAATGCTTTCTGGTAAGCCTGCACCCAAAAAACCATCTATTTGATTAAGAGAATCGTTTTTAAGAACAACTTTATCTAAATTTCTTTTTAAAAAACTTCGTAAATTTAAATCATTTTTTTGATAATCAATATGAATCATAATTTCCTCCAAAACCCTTGCAGCCGAATCAGTATTCATAGCATTTCTATTTTTATTATTATGTCCATAAAATTCTTTTTCACGACCAAATGGTCCATCATCCCAGGTCTTCTGACAGCAATTTAAACCACTCAATTCCTCCCAATGTAAATCATGTAGCCAATCGTTTATTATACTTCTTTGATATTTCCAATTTTCCCATGATTCGCCCTCAATACAAGGTCCACTTGTTGTTCCAGTAAGTAAATCAATTAAGAAGCTTGTTGCATTATTACTTGAGAAAGTTAACATTTTCCTTACAGCATCAATAATTTCATCCGATAATAATAAACTTCCTTTTTTAATCCAATAATATGTAGCAAGACCATAAACCAACTTAACTATGCTGGCAGGGTAAACCATTTTTTTATTATTTATGCCAGTGCCAAAACCTTTAAATACACCTTTATTTCCGCTTTTATAATTAATCCAAGTTATGGCAATATCTTCACTTGAAAAATCTTTATTATAAGAGCATACTCTCCCTAAAATATCATTTAAGGCTAGACCCATCTCTTCACTTAAATAGTAAAAGGACATTGTATGGAAAATAATAAAAATCCTATCTCACTATTTAAACAAACTAATTTTTCAAAAACTATTTGGTGGAAATTAAAAGTTAATATTTCGGGATATCAAAATGAAACAGAAGATAAATTAGTTACTGAAATATTTAAAAATAGAATTTTTAGGCTTATTTATCCAAATATTTATCAAAACAACCATAAATTTTCAAGAATACTAGTTCAACTATATGAAGATGGTTACGTCTGTTGGATAAATTTAGATGGATTAATTATTGAGAAATACGAATTCAAAAAAAATAACAGTTTAGAGAATGAACACTTCTTTATAAAAGATAAAGTTAACTCAATTTTAAAATGGATCAAGGATCAATCTGAGTTAAATAATGAATATCTTTGGGGAGGTACATTTGGGCCCAATTTTGATTGTTCTGGATTAATTCAGACTGCTTTTTTAAAGCATCAAATTTATATACCTCGAGACTCTTTTCAAATAAAAAGTTTTTGTAAGCACCTTTTTTATTACAAAGAATCGTATGCGGCTCTACGACCTGGCGATCTTTTATTTTTTGGAAATGAAGAAAAATGTGATCATATTGGAATCTACAAAGAAGACGGATTCTATTACCATAGCTCTGGAATCGATTTTGGCAGAAATGGAATAGGATTAGATACCCTAAAAAAGTCTAATGATAAAATCTCATTGCATTATAAATCTAAACTTATTTCGGCAGGAAGAGTAGTTAGAAATTATAGATGGGACCGCACTATACGTTAATTAATCGAGATCACCTCAAAAATTTTAAATTAAAATATTACTTATTCTTTTATTTAGAAATTAACCAGCAGTCCAAATATTTTTAATGATTGGCATTATGGTATCTAAGTGTAATGTCCCAACAAGTAACCAAGCAAAAACAGCTCCTCCACATCCTCCTAACCAAAATCCACTTGTAAAATCAGCCCAACCAGCTCTTGTAAATAAGTCGTTTGGCGGATTATTAACAGTCGCATCTGGAGGTTGAACATTAGGTGCTTTACCTGGTGCATTGTATAAAACAAAAAGTGCTGTCAAAATATGAACAGCTCCAATACTAGCGAGAAGTCCAGCTGTTAGAGCAAAATCAGAATTTCTTAATGGGCCAGTCATGGTAAAAGGTCCATATAGAAGATATCCAAAAGCTGCTCCAGTTTCTAAACCTCTAAAATTAGGGGAAATACCTTCTCTATAAAAAGGTAAATTATTTATAAAGGCTTTTGTAAAATAACCACTATTTACTGGAGTAGCTAAATTACCAACACAAGGATCAGCAACTGTTTTTACTGCCCATTGTTCTGCTACGCCAATATCATTTGGTTGTACAGAAGTATCTATGTATTTCTCATCAAACTTAATAGAACTTGTTGATTCAGAGAATGATTTTTGAAAGTCGCTCATTTTTTTAATAGTTTAGTGTTTGATAATTTATTCAGTTGCTGTAATTAATCTTCCAATTAATACGATAAAAACAGCAGGCATTGCTATACCAATTAATGGAACAAAAATTGAGGGTAAAAGACTTGGTAAATCAGATGGCATAGTTCTTTAAACATCTTTAAGTACTTTAGTATTTATCAGCGAAATAATGTTAATTTTATTACTGGATGATATAAAAATTATTAACTTTTTACATGTTAAATTTTTTCGCAATTTTACTTATTATTTTTATAGGAATATTACTTCTAGTTTTTAAAAAAAGAAGCTTTAAAAAGTTAATAAATCAACCCAATTTAAATTATATTAAATTAAAGAAAAATAAAAAAAGTAATAATAAATTTCTATCTAAAAAAAATAGTTATTCATACAATCACGAAGAAAAAAAGTACTCAGTATTTTATAAAAATTCTCAAAGAAATAAAATGATTAGTCTTTTTCAGGGTGATACAGAAAATAAATTAAAGGCATTAAAAATTGCGGAAGAATTGGCTGATAAATCAACATTACCAATTTTACGAAAAGGCTTAAGAGATATTTCTCCTGAAGTCATTGAAATTTCAGCTTTATTAATAAGACAGTTCAAGTAAACAATCAATTTTGCTTAGCACTGTTTATTGATCTAATTCTGTAAATTGGACGACTTTGACTTTCATGATATGTCCTAATTAAAAGTTCGCTCAATAATCCAAAGCTAAATAATTGAACACCAGCAATACCTAATATTAATGCAAACATCAGCAAAGGACGATTTCCAATATCCTCACCCATTATTTTTAAAACTATCAAATAAGAACTTATCGCAAGGCTAAAGAAAATACTTATAATTCCAACGAAACCAAATCCATACATCGGTCTTGTTAAAAATTTAGTCATAAACCAAACAGTTAGTAAATCCATTAAAACTCTAAAAGTTCTATCAATTCCATATTTACTAGATCCGTATTGCCTGTTCCTATGATTTACTTTAATTTCTTTGATTCTTGCACCTTCAATATTTGCTAAAACGGGCAAAAACCTGTGAAGTTCCCCATATAACTTTATATCTTCTATTATTTCTTTCTTAAACGCTTTTAATGAGCAACCATAGTCATGCAACTTCAAACCTGTTACGTGAGCTATTAACTTATTCGCTATTTTTGATGGTATCTTTCTATTAATTAATTTATCTTTTCTATCAAACCTCCAACCACAAACCAAATCATAACCATTATTGATTTCTGAAATTAATAGAGGAATATCATTTGGATCATTCTGTAAATCTCCATCCAAAGTAATAACAATATCGCCCTTAGAATTATCAAAGCCAGCTGACATTGCTGCAGTTTGACCATAATTTTTGCGGAGGGAAATTACTGACAATTCTTTAATGTTGAGAGTTAGTTGCTTTAATACTTGATGAGTATTATCTTTAGAACCATCATTTACAACAATCAATTCAAAATAGAATTTATGAGAAGACATTACATTTATAACTTCATCTAATAAAAGACCAATACTCTCGCTTTCATTAAAAACAGGGACGATAATAGAAATTAATTGTTTTATATCTGACATTTATATTTAATAATAATTACACAATTTTAACTTAATTTAGAACATTAAAATTAAACAAAAAAAATCACCACAAATGTGGTGATTTAAATTATTTAAGGAAAATTTAACCAAACTTACCTGAAGTGGATGCGATAACAAATGCACCAAATGTAAGTATGTTTCCAATCGTGAAATGTGCTAATCCAACTAATCTAGCTTGAACAATTGAAAGTGCAACTGGCTTATCTCTCCAGCCAACAAGGTTAGCAATTGGAGTACGCTGATGTGCCCAAACTAATGTTTCAATTAACTCTTGCCAGTAACCACGCCATGATATTAGGAACATGAAACCAGTAGCCCAAACTAAGTGACCGAATAGGAACATCCAAGCCCAAGGAGATAGAGAATTTACTCCAAATGGATTATATCCATTAATAAGTTGAGCAGAGTTTAACCAGAGATAATCTCTGAACCAACCCATTAGATAAGTTCCTGATTCGTTAAATTGTGCT
Coding sequences within it:
- the gltB gene encoding glutamate synthase large subunit — its product is MGESIKRIVGPYQDSYSPNGIIGEKDACGVGFVANVEGIESNWILKQSLKGLNCMEHRGGCGGDSDSGDGAGILCSIPWGYLEEKINLKNTQEFNRGLGMVFMPNKKEKIEICKLICDEEAEKLKVNKTSWRTVPVNNEILGPLAKANAPFICQWILYIGKKDHKDVEKLLFQLRKRIEKKIRETFKNDVGDCEFYFASLSSQTVVYKGMVRSEILSEFYKDLKEESFKVSFSVYHRRFSTNTLPKWPLAQPMRFLGHNGEINTLLGNINWAKASETHIDDFWGELSNEIKPIVDVNKSDSSNLDATLEINIRSGQPITDSLLKLVPEAFRDQPELEQREYIKAFYEYSASLQEAWDGPALLVFADGNFVGATLDRNGLRPARYSITNDGFVIMGSETGVVDLEEERVIEKGRLGPGQMLAVDFHQNRILRNWEVKSEAAQRHDYKNLLSNRTIKIENNEWVKDCKLKDLELLQQQTAYGFSAEDNDLILDSMASLAKEPTYCMGDDIPLAVLSSKPHILYDYFKQRFAQVTNPPIDPLREKLVMSLEMHLGERCTPFEIKDAKPFIHLQSPILNEEELISIKKSKIKSQTISSLFDLEEGIQGLENQLKIICKQSELSIKEGCSLIIISDRGINPKKTFIPPLLAVGAIHHYLLKKEIRLKASLIIETGQCWSTHHLACLIGYGASAVCPWLTFEAGRHWLKHPKTQKLIDSKKINPLSIVDVQENIKKALEDGLRKILSKIGISLLSSYHGAQIFEAVGLGSDLIKIAFDGTTSRIAGITLKELTNETLSIHTKAYPEIDLKKLEFLGFVQFRNNGEYHSNNPEMSKVLHSAVKQGPGYDHFETYKKLISNRPTTSLRDLLTINSKRKSIPLEEVESVESICKRFCTGGMSLGALSREAHEVLAVAMNRIGGKSNSGEGGEDPARFNVLNDIDENTKSATLPFIKGLKNGDTACSAIKQIASGRFGVTPEYLRSGKQLEIKMAQGAKPGEGGQLPGPKVDSYIAKLRNSKPGVALISPPPHHDIYSIEDLAQLIHDLHQVHPKAKVSVKLVSEIGIGTIAAGVSKANADVIQISGHDGGTGASPLSSIKHAGLPWELGVAEVHKSLLENNLRERVILRTDGGLKTGWDVVIAALLGAEEYGFGSVAMIAEGCIMARVCHTNKCPVGVATQKEELRKRFKGIPENVVNFFLYIAEEVRQIMSSIGVSNMEELIGNQEFLSARNIDLPKTSNIDLSSLVNEHSTPDRSWLKHLKTAHGNGSVLEDEFLSDTKFIDSIKNHEILTKEIDIKNTDRSVCAKISGEIAELHGNTGFNGELNLNFKGYAGQSFGAFLLKGMNVQLIGEANDYVCKGMNGGILTIIPPKINEISSEQVILGNTCLYGATGGKLFALGKSGERFAVRNSGATAVTEGAGDHCCEYMTGGRVVILGSTGRNIGAGMTGGIAFIIDENNELSNKVNKEIVSIHQITSSKQENILLEIIREYQAKTNSLKAGKIIENWSHFKSTFKLIVPPSEEEMLGIKKM
- a CDS encoding YciI family protein is translated as MPFFVKTEIIKKEYLLNNDLKRKIINQHINWVKKLKKEGINIKSGFLVDELNRPGDGGLLILEMNNYRNALKIIKNDPMIKNDLVEWKLNEWVDPNK
- the lipA gene encoding lipoyl synthase — encoded protein: MTHNPNSLISKPEWLRVKAPQVERIGNTANLLNDLNLNTVCQEASCPNIGECFASGTATFLIMGPGCTRACPYCDIDFDRSKRDLDPTEPYRLAEAVLRMKLKHVVITSVNRDDLEDGGASQFFQCVHQIREKSPETTIELLIPDLCGNWKALEKVLDSNPNVLNHNIETVSSLYKKVRPQGKYERTLELLKRTRDYSPRIYTKSGFMLGLGEKDEEVLSLLKDLKSNFVDIVTIGQYLSPGPNHLPVKRFVSPSKFNYFKAFGEKDLNFMQVVSSPLTRSSYHAEEIQKLMKKYPR
- a CDS encoding recombinase family protein encodes the protein MTFKFKRKRILLSEKSKNSKAIGYARATHNEYKYLEEQIKILKDEGCSLVFSEFISLDEEIKPQLNKAINSLSKGDQLIITQLDRAFKNKKECLITINKLINKDIQLRTLTGFFAANESFNANSSIFKILYELDNLEDKSLGERKKEQLLRRKLSGNNLGGRPKISPLKESLVIRLRNEGYSYRSIRSQTGIALSTIRRVILEGEQT
- a CDS encoding serine hydrolase; amino-acid sequence: MSFYYLSEEMGLALNDILGRVCSYNKDFSSEDIAITWINYKSGNKGVFKGFGTGINNKKMVYPASIVKLVYGLATYYWIKKGSLLLSDEIIDAVRKMLTFSSNNATSFLIDLLTGTTSGPCIEGESWENWKYQRSIINDWLHDLHWEELSGLNCCQKTWDDGPFGREKEFYGHNNKNRNAMNTDSAARVLEEIMIHIDYQKNDLNLRSFLKRNLDKVVLKNDSLNQIDGFLGAGLPESINLWSKAGLMSEVRHDSAWWTNSQSLHTLLVVFCDGEKYSKDSSFLSLISKEVYEFNKKYTI
- a CDS encoding C40 family peptidase, which codes for MENNKNPISLFKQTNFSKTIWWKLKVNISGYQNETEDKLVTEIFKNRIFRLIYPNIYQNNHKFSRILVQLYEDGYVCWINLDGLIIEKYEFKKNNSLENEHFFIKDKVNSILKWIKDQSELNNEYLWGGTFGPNFDCSGLIQTAFLKHQIYIPRDSFQIKSFCKHLFYYKESYAALRPGDLLFFGNEEKCDHIGIYKEDGFYYHSSGIDFGRNGIGLDTLKKSNDKISLHYKSKLISAGRVVRNYRWDRTIR
- a CDS encoding photosystem I reaction center protein subunit XI codes for the protein MSDFQKSFSESTSSIKFDEKYIDTSVQPNDIGVAEQWAVKTVADPCVGNLATPVNSGYFTKAFINNLPFYREGISPNFRGLETGAAFGYLLYGPFTMTGPLRNSDFALTAGLLASIGAVHILTALFVLYNAPGKAPNVQPPDATVNNPPNDLFTRAGWADFTSGFWLGGCGGAVFAWLLVGTLHLDTIMPIIKNIWTAG
- a CDS encoding photosystem I reaction center subunit VIII; this translates as MPSDLPSLLPSIFVPLIGIAMPAVFIVLIGRLITATE
- a CDS encoding glycosyltransferase family 2 protein — protein: MSDIKQLISIIVPVFNESESIGLLLDEVINVMSSHKFYFELIVVNDGSKDNTHQVLKQLTLNIKELSVISLRKNYGQTAAMSAGFDNSKGDIVITLDGDLQNDPNDIPLLISEINNGYDLVCGWRFDRKDKLINRKIPSKIANKLIAHVTGLKLHDYGCSLKAFKKEIIEDIKLYGELHRFLPVLANIEGARIKEIKVNHRNRQYGSSKYGIDRTFRVLMDLLTVWFMTKFLTRPMYGFGFVGIISIFFSLAISSYLIVLKIMGEDIGNRPLLMFALILGIAGVQLFSFGLLSELLIRTYHESQSRPIYRIRSINSAKQN